A section of the Streptomyces sp. SLBN-118 genome encodes:
- a CDS encoding LysR family transcriptional regulator — MSDGDEERVPLAHRVPDLGALELLLAVARHGSLGRAARELGITQPAASSRIRSMERQLGVALVDRSPRGSRLTDAGALVTDWARRVVEAAEAFDAGAQALRGRRDSRLRVAASMTIAEYLLPGWLIALRAERPGTAVSLSAGNSAAVAQGLLAGEADLGFVEGLSVPEGLDGAVIGHDRLVVVAAPGHAWARRRAPLAASELAATPLILRERGSGTRQVLDSALSGCGGLAEPLLELASTTAVKAAAVSGAGPAVLSELAVTEELASRRLTRIPLEEGVDLRRALRAVWPTSHRPSGPARDLLTLTRSG; from the coding sequence ATGAGCGATGGGGATGAAGAGCGGGTTCCGCTCGCGCACCGGGTGCCGGATCTGGGTGCGCTGGAGCTGCTGCTGGCGGTCGCCCGGCACGGCAGCCTCGGGCGTGCGGCACGTGAGCTCGGAATCACCCAGCCCGCTGCCAGCAGCCGGATCCGCTCGATGGAACGCCAACTGGGAGTGGCGCTCGTCGACCGGTCCCCGCGAGGCTCCCGGCTCACGGACGCGGGGGCGCTCGTAACCGACTGGGCGCGGCGGGTCGTGGAGGCGGCCGAGGCGTTCGACGCGGGGGCGCAGGCGCTGCGGGGGCGGCGGGATTCGCGGCTGCGGGTCGCTGCCTCGATGACCATCGCGGAGTATCTGCTGCCGGGCTGGCTGATCGCACTCCGTGCCGAGCGGCCCGGCACGGCGGTGTCGCTGTCGGCCGGGAACTCCGCGGCGGTCGCGCAAGGGCTGCTTGCGGGTGAGGCGGACCTGGGGTTCGTCGAGGGCCTGTCCGTGCCGGAAGGGCTGGACGGGGCGGTGATCGGCCACGACCGGCTCGTGGTGGTGGCGGCGCCGGGCCATGCGTGGGCGAGGCGCCGTGCGCCGCTCGCTGCCTCCGAACTGGCGGCGACCCCGCTGATCCTGCGGGAGCGGGGGTCGGGGACTCGGCAGGTCCTCGACTCGGCCCTGAGCGGGTGCGGGGGGCTGGCGGAGCCACTGCTTGAACTCGCCTCGACGACGGCGGTCAAAGCGGCGGCGGTGAGCGGGGCGGGGCCGGCGGTGCTGAGCGAACTGGCCGTCACGGAGGAACTGGCGTCGCGCCGCCTGACGCGCATCCCGCTGGAGGAAGGGGTCGACCTGCGGCGGGCCCTTCGCGCGGTCTGGCCGACGTCACACCGGCCGTCGGGCCCGGCGAGGGATTTGCTCACGCTGACGAGGTCGGGATGA